AGGTTTGTCAGGCAACTTGGTTACCTGTCTTCAGTAGTGTAATCTCAGTCAGAGCTGCAAGAATACGAGAGAAGAAAAAACGCCTTTGAccttaaattacattttctctttccttctcatTCCTGAGCtgctctcctctcactctcccATCTGTTGGACTTGTATCACAGACAAGTTGATGTTGTAACATAGCAAGTTTGTTCTGGCACGTTTCACAAGGTCCTTTAGAAGAGATGAGATGATTTATGTCTTTCGTATTTGCcaaagtgtgttttaatttttaaacctGACAAGACGCGGCTTGTGACTCTGCTCCACACAAAACATCTGTAGAAATCCTACACTACAGTGGATGTTGTAAAGACACTACTGATATTTTTTCCTTGCTTTCTTTTTCCCTGTTCTTTTTTCTTACTAATGGCTGTGTTCATGTCAGCTCGTACATGTTTTTTGGAgtagtttgtctttttctgttcaTAGAAAGTCAGGATTTCACCACATCCTCCTGTTCATCAGTTCTCTGTATTGTCTCCTGCAGGGACCTAGCTGCACGCAACTGTCTGGTCGGGGAGAACCACCTTGTAAAGGTTGCAGACTTCGGCCTCAGCAGGCTAATGACTGGAGACACCTACACAGCTCATGCTGGGGCCAAGTTCCCCATCAAATGGACCGCCCCGGAGAGTCTGGCCTACAACAAGTTCTCTATTAAGTCTGATGTCTGGGGTAAGTTTGTATTCCTGATGTTCCTGCTTTAGAAgctattttctgtttctgttgattGTCATCAGAGTCACACAATTAACTTCCTTGTGCCTACATCGCCAGCATTTGGCGTTCTGCTGTGGGAGATCGCCACCTACGGCATGTCCCCCTACCCCGGCATTGACCTGTCGCAGGTGTACGAGCTGCTGGAGAAAGACTACCGCATGGACCGCCCAGAGGGCTGCCCCGAGAAGGTCTATGAGCTCATGACAGCCTGTGAGTAGCAAAAGTCATCTTCACAGAATATGATTACATGCAGTCTATGCCATTGGAATACTTTTTTAATTACTATTTCTTTATCTTCGTCAGGTTGGAGGTGGAACCCTTTAGAACGTCCATCTTTTGCTGAAACACACCAAGCCTTCGAGACCATGTTCCAGGAGTCCAGCATCTCTGACGGTCAGTGCTGCTTTCTTTTACATCCATGCATCATTCACTTGTGGCAGAAAAGATTTGTAAAGTTGTGTTTGATTGCTTGTTAAATCatgatttgtatttgtgtttttagaaGTGGAAAAGGAGCTGGGCAAGAAAGGGAAGAAGGCGACATTAGGCTCCATCCAGCAGGCTCCAGAGCTGCCTACCAAAACCAGAATTCTCcgcaaaaacacagacaaccGGGATGGAGACAGTCCAGGTGAGACGCGCTCACACCCACTGCACATCCTGCACTTGTAGCTACAACATGTTGTAAAGTAGTCCATCACCActgttatttgaaaaaaatgataaaatggaCTGTAATTACTTATTCTTTGAACTAAAAGCCAGTCAAGATgttaaaatgaaactttttcaGTTCATCCAGATGGTGCTTTCATCTTGATGCTGTCTTATCACTTATTTCCTTTTAGTTTCCCTTTGACTTAAGGCAGTCTGAGCTTTTAACACCCAGTCAGATCAAGTGCTGTCTGAGATATGTGGCTGTAACCACAGAGCCAAGAGCTAAGGCAGGTTGAGTTTACTCATTTAGCTCTGGAAACACCTGCCAACTCGGTCTGCTTTCAAGTTTTCTAGTCTGTCAAAGTATTTTGTAATTGTAGTTTGACaattaaagaaaagtttttattcttcttcatcactgatattttcttgtttctttttggcTCTTCCTCAGACCCAGTGGACCTAGAGGCAGCTGTGTCGTCACCCATGCTCCCCAGGAAAGAGCGCCCCCTCCTGGACAGTAACCTGAACGAGGATGACCGCTTGCTACCCAAAGACAAGGACAAGACACGTGGCAGTGGCTTTCTCAGTCTcatcaagaaaaagaaaaagaatgcaCCAGCTCCACCCAAACGCAGCTCATCTTTCAGGGAGATGGATGTCCACCCTGACAGGAGGGGCGTGACTCCAGATCCTCGGGACAGTGACAGCTTCAACAATGGTGCATCTTTGGCCATTAATGATGTCACACATGGCCTTGATAATGCAAAGTTCCTGAGTATTAACAATAATGGGGCAGGGGGGATCACCAATGGAGCTCCTACCTACCCAGGACCTTTGTTTCCCAGGAAGAAGGGAGGTCCTGCAGTGCCTGGTCCTGGAGGAAAAGCAGCTACAACACCGCCCAGTGAGGAGGAGTCCATGTCTAACTCAAAGCGTTTCCTCTGGTCCTCTAGCATGCCCACCACCTCAGATGGCACTGAATGGAAGTCTGTCACACTGCCAAGAGACCTCGGCCAGCGGCACTTTGACTCAGGCACCTTTGGGGGAAAGCCAGCTCTGCCTCGCAAGAGAACCAGTGAGCAAAAAGGGGAGAACGCCCCACGAATGGGCACCCTAACTCCCCCACCACGTCTGAACGCCTCATCAGATGTTTCCTCTGCCTTCTTAGGCAAAGACACTGATCCCAGTCCTGGTTCCAGTCCCCAGGCATTAACACCTAAGGTGGTCAGGAGACCAGGGATACCGGGGCTTGAGAACTCCAAGACCAGCGCCCTCCACGCTGAGCTCCTCAAGCCCAACGTGTTCCCTGCTTTAGGGGCAGCTGGAGATGAGTGCCGGGCCCGCAGACACAAGCACACTGTGGACTCTTTATCTGTCAGGGAACGAGGAAAGTTACAGAAACCCAAGCCAGCCCCGCCTCCACCACCCACCAATACCAAAAAGATTTCCCGCAGCCCTACTCAAGAActcccctccccctcatcctccAACTCAGACATCAAAGCTAAGGGCCTCCCCTCCGTCTCAGAGCCCCACCACTCAACCACTGCAAATGACCAAGCCCGCTCACCCATCAGTGAGGGCTCCAAGAAGCTGCCCCTGGGCTCCACCTCCAAACCTCAACCGTTAAagacctccacctcctccacttcAGTAACCACCTCCCTCTCCAGCCAGAGCCTAGGaggcttctcctcctccctctcctcccccggCGACCAGAGCTCGCCCACCGCTTTCATCCCCTTAGTGAACACGCGACGCTCCCTCCGCAAGACGGCACCCCGCCAAGCATCCGAGCGCACCCCCAACTCAGCCGTGACACGCGAGATGGTGCTGGAAGGCACGGAGCTGCTCCGCGCCGCCATTTGCCGCAACTCTGAGCAGACGGGTAGCCACAGCGCCGTGCTGGAGGCCGGCAAGAACCTGTCCAAGTACTGCATGAGCTACGTCGACTCCATACAGCAGATGAGGAACAAGTTTGCCTTCCGCGAGGCCATCAACAAGCTCGAGAGCAGCCTGCGCGAGCTGCAAATCTGCCCCACTGCCACAGGGGGCGCCAACGCACAGCAGGACTTCAGCAAGCTGCTGTCCTCTGTCAAAGAGATCAGTGACATTGTTCAGAGGTAGCGCCATAAAATCTGAAACTACAAAGATATAAAACTTTAATGAACTGTATCTTACACTAACCTTTATTCTGAGCATGAACTGTGGTTCATCCTGAGCTCATGTTGGATCTGAGGgtaaagagcagcagcagagttcaCACTACAGACTCTCTGAAACACTTAAGCCTGTGGTTATTGAGGATGGAATCAAAGGAACCTCTCTGTAGATGTCTTCAGGCAGAGTTTGCAATATTTGAAAGCCTTAACCATGAATGAACAGTCTTGTGGCCTTAACAAGAGGCTCTGGGCCAATTCTTTATCAACATGACTTTTCACCAATCATTTTTGAAATGATCATGTCTTACATATTCTAGTTGTGTTTTACCCTTTATCGATGAcaccagtgaaaaaaaaaaaaaggcctgtgATATTTCCATCACTGTTAGTGCCGATGACaatgagcaaaaacaaaatggctaaCCTCATCTTGTTCTAGGATTGCCTTCTAACATTTAAATGACTGATTTTCATGTGCAGTGTTCACCTGTAAGCATTAGGGAGCGTCTGGAATCACCATGTTTGTGACCTGACGCCTCTGTCCAACACACCCCATTTTTCCGATACTTTGCAACGTGTCATCAGTGATTGGTTGTGTGCTGACTGAGTGatgaaaatgtgtcagtgtttgttctgTATGAATGCTTTGTTTTCGCAGTATTTGCAACCATGTGCCATAAGATAATAATGGGAGCAAGCAAACGAGGCAGAATGAGCCTCTGGCCTTCACCTTCTTGCTTCACTGCACACTTGGGTAACAAATAGTGCCTTAAACACTATTAGCAGAGCTGTCGCAGAAATGGCtgtgttgatttgtttattgGATTTACAATGTTTGATTGCCATACCAAAAAACCTTAGTCTCCAGTCTAAACTGGAGAGGGACCAGGGTGCACGATCTGCAACTCAGCGGATCTGACTGTCATTAATGTTGTCCTTAGACTggacctttttattttttattttttttaaatacaagtTTGATTCTATACATGCCAGTCACAAAAGCCATCAGTAGCAGCTCGGccttgcagcagcagcatgctgTTTTATCTGTAAAGAGGGATCACAGACTGAAACAGTGTTTCTCTGACCATTTGCCTGAAAGAATTGGTCTTGATGGAGGGTTTATGTCACATGGTCTAAATGCTGTTTCAGAGATCTTTCCACcccagcagaaaaaaaagaatatatcCTGGGGGAAACACTGGACTGAAATGTTTATGGATTTGTCACTTGCTGTcttacaaaataatgtttaagtGAGAAGCTGACCATTAtggactaaaaaaaaacatgaaattccaCTCTAACATCATACGTTCCTTTATGCTCGTCTGCAAATCTTGGACATTTTCAGTATTTGTGCTGTAGTCGTCTCAACCCACATGCCCCGTCTGACTGCGATGCCTGAGGACACAAGTCAACCGCAAGCTGCCTTGACTTCAACATGGTACTGTCAATGTTGgctctttgtttattttttattttaattattccTCCCCATTACCAACCATACCACTACTCTACTTTTTGTGTCTAAGCCTCCTCACCAATTTTGTAGACAAACTTTGCTTTCctttgtaaatatgttttcttttttcctatttgtttctctctctctagccTTGGTGCAATTTTTGttgcaataaaatacaaagcaGTTGTGCTACTTGAAATACATCAGAGTCTCGTGTTTTTTCCAACCAGCGTAACACACCATGCCACACCCTCCCTTATGGTGGCCACGAAAACTGCGAAAGGCCCTCTGAAGCTAGTGGGTTGGGTACTGGGTTACTGTAGAATTTTTTCAATTGATAAGTTGGTCTATAAAAATAGTCAGAACTGAAAAATATTTGAgcatttcccaaagcccaagatgtcatcatcaaatgtcttgtttataCATGTTCTGGAGTGCCTCTCTCCGTTTACAGAGAGCGACAGTAGCTAACGTTCCTTGAAAAACGGAGTCTGCTAACAGAAATGACCGGCtttgaacacaacacagaagttccacagagtcCCTTTAATTGTTGTCAACTATCAATCATCGTGGCACTACTAATATTCAACCAAAGCAACGCTTTTGTGCATGTCCCAGACTGCTAACTACGCCCTTTTCTTTgtagatgaaaaaaacaacacacaaagcaacaggttatgtataatttattttttctgtctagagtattttgtcattaaaatcaaaatgtcaacattttaaaatcatataCACTCAAGAACGCATTTAAATGTTAGCACAGCTCCTTAAAAATTTATACatatgtactttttttttgtacttgtgGACAGACAAAAGCAGGAAGTGGTCACTCAGACTGCGAAGAGGTGGGACACAGGAAAAAGGAAGACCCAGCCCACCGACTTCCCACGATAACAAACCAATCCCCACTCCCCAAAGTTTAAGACAGCGATGCAGGCCCCTCCCATGgggtggaaaaagaaaaacagaatataaacataaaagtgCCCCATTCTCCACTCCATATAGAAATGAGAGGAATCAACAGACATAAATACTAAGTTTGCACATCATCTCAATCCACTTCCTCTCCCCTCAACCAATCAACAGGTTCAGTAGTGTGCGGACGGGGGTGGTTGGGGGGGGTGTCTAGGTGTCTGTcctttacatacatttattaaTAGAAACTATGTTACAGAATTTCCCAAGCATGAATTACAGGCAACCCACTAGCACGTCAACTGTACAGATCTTGGCAGAGCCAGCAAATAAATTTCTAAATCCCAAGTAGCGAGGTCATCACCAATAGTTAAGAAGCAATATATACAGCTGTCCAATCAGGGAATCACTCTATGGTACAGAAAAATTGTACtttggaggaaaaacaaaaaagcataattcGATTTTTGACAATTTCACTGCGttttttggagggggggggggcatgcTGCTTGGTGTTGTAATATACAAGGCAGAGGAACGACCGCCCAAATGAACAACAGATCGGCTCTTCAGTGCAGCACTTGAGATAAAGGAGTGTTGACggtttgtttttacatcttATTAGTCGAGATGTGGGCTTAAGACCATGCTGCTGATACATATGTTTAACCACCACTTGTACGTTTCTGGTATTCTCCAGTAAAATGCGATAATTATTCTAAAAAGAGTTGATTCATTGAATTGGAGGTGAGTCCAACAGCAGTGTGAAGAGCAAGTGCAGCAAAACGATAGAGATTAAAGAGTAATAACATTAATCATAATAAGGCAACaaacaatgacaaagaaaatgctGGTAAAGACAGAATTTGTTGATATGACCGGGGTGGGGAAGTTTTTGAGGGGGTCAGATgggtgaggagagggagagctggTGTAAAGAAATTGATGTGAATGAATcttccataaaaaaaacaaaaaaacaaacgtcatgttttttttttttcattttttcttttgtttaagtGTCATTTTAACTTAGTCAAAAGAAACTCCCACCCAACTTCTTaacacagacactcacaaacacacacacacagacagacaagctGGAAAACACCCATTATTCCTTCGTGTGGTATctcagaggagagacagaggaaatcACCCGCAAGGAATTTGTGGGTAATTCCTAGTTTCCTACACGTTTTCTCTCCTTAGAGCATCATAAACTCGCTTTGTGCAGAATTAAAAGCCACAAGCAGGTTTGAATCCTGCTGAAAAAGCTCACTCAGCTACACATTCTTCCACACCACACTTAAGAGCCTCCAACTGTGTGGCTGCCTGATACACTACTTCATTTTCCTTCACAGAAATTAACCGCGAGCGAGATATCCCACCCGATTAAATGCTGGATTGGTAAACCATGCAAGAGAGGCATCAGGAGTTTGCGAAATGTAATTTAGATCTGATTCGTACAGATTGATCAGTGGTGGATGAAACTTAACGCAGTGTTTACATGTCATATATAGCTATAaaaccaaacataaaaaaaaaaaaacagtctcgGTTTTTCATTATCGTATGAACATT
This portion of the Pagrus major chromosome 12, Pma_NU_1.0 genome encodes:
- the abl1 gene encoding tyrosine-protein kinase ABL1 isoform X1 produces the protein MGQQPGKFVGDQRRPSLPAFIKGGRRDSSRHGTQPCNVFAVHEALQRPDFESQGLTEAARWNSKENLLAGPSENDPNLFVALYDFVASGDNTLSITKGEKLRVLGYNHNGEWCEAQTKNGQGWVPSNYITPVNSLEKHSWYHGPVSRNAAEYLLSSGINGSFLVRESESSPGQRSISLRYEGRVYHYRINTASDGKKLFFFQLYVSSESRFNTLAELVHHHSTVADGLITTLHYPAPKRNKPTIYGVSPNYDKWEMERTDITMKHKLGGGQYGEVYEGVWKKYNLTVAVKTLKEDTMEVEEFLKEAAVMKEIKHPNLVQLLGVCTREPPFYIITEFMTHGNLLDYLRECNREEVNAVVLLHMATQISSAMEYLEKKNFIHRDLAARNCLVGENHLVKVADFGLSRLMTGDTYTAHAGAKFPIKWTAPESLAYNKFSIKSDVWAFGVLLWEIATYGMSPYPGIDLSQVYELLEKDYRMDRPEGCPEKVYELMTACWRWNPLERPSFAETHQAFETMFQESSISDEVEKELGKKGKKATLGSIQQAPELPTKTRILRKNTDNRDGDSPDPVDLEAAVSSPMLPRKERPLLDSNLNEDDRLLPKDKDKTRGSGFLSLIKKKKKNAPAPPKRSSSFREMDVHPDRRGVTPDPRDSDSFNNGASLAINDVTHGLDNAKFLSINNNGAGGITNGAPTYPGPLFPRKKGGPAVPGPGGKAATTPPSEEESMSNSKRFLWSSSMPTTSDGTEWKSVTLPRDLGQRHFDSGTFGGKPALPRKRTSEQKGENAPRMGTLTPPPRLNASSDVSSAFLGKDTDPSPGSSPQALTPKVVRRPGIPGLENSKTSALHAELLKPNVFPALGAAGDECRARRHKHTVDSLSVRERGKLQKPKPAPPPPPTNTKKISRSPTQELPSPSSSNSDIKAKGLPSVSEPHHSTTANDQARSPISEGSKKLPLGSTSKPQPLKTSTSSTSVTTSLSSQSLGGFSSSLSSPGDQSSPTAFIPLVNTRRSLRKTAPRQASERTPNSAVTREMVLEGTELLRAAICRNSEQTGSHSAVLEAGKNLSKYCMSYVDSIQQMRNKFAFREAINKLESSLRELQICPTATGGANAQQDFSKLLSSVKEISDIVQR
- the abl1 gene encoding tyrosine-protein kinase ABL1 isoform X2; the protein is MGQQPGKFVGDQRRPSLPAFIKGGRRDSSRHGTQPCNVFAVHEALQRPDFESQGLTEAARWNSKENLLAGPSENDPNLFVALYDFVASGDNTLSITKGEKLRVLGYNHNGEWCEAQTKNGQGWVPSNYITPVNSLEKHSWYHGPVSRNAAEYLLSSGINGSFLVRESESSPGQRSISLRYEGRVYHYRINTASDGKLYVSSESRFNTLAELVHHHSTVADGLITTLHYPAPKRNKPTIYGVSPNYDKWEMERTDITMKHKLGGGQYGEVYEGVWKKYNLTVAVKTLKEDTMEVEEFLKEAAVMKEIKHPNLVQLLGVCTREPPFYIITEFMTHGNLLDYLRECNREEVNAVVLLHMATQISSAMEYLEKKNFIHRDLAARNCLVGENHLVKVADFGLSRLMTGDTYTAHAGAKFPIKWTAPESLAYNKFSIKSDVWAFGVLLWEIATYGMSPYPGIDLSQVYELLEKDYRMDRPEGCPEKVYELMTACWRWNPLERPSFAETHQAFETMFQESSISDEVEKELGKKGKKATLGSIQQAPELPTKTRILRKNTDNRDGDSPDPVDLEAAVSSPMLPRKERPLLDSNLNEDDRLLPKDKDKTRGSGFLSLIKKKKKNAPAPPKRSSSFREMDVHPDRRGVTPDPRDSDSFNNGASLAINDVTHGLDNAKFLSINNNGAGGITNGAPTYPGPLFPRKKGGPAVPGPGGKAATTPPSEEESMSNSKRFLWSSSMPTTSDGTEWKSVTLPRDLGQRHFDSGTFGGKPALPRKRTSEQKGENAPRMGTLTPPPRLNASSDVSSAFLGKDTDPSPGSSPQALTPKVVRRPGIPGLENSKTSALHAELLKPNVFPALGAAGDECRARRHKHTVDSLSVRERGKLQKPKPAPPPPPTNTKKISRSPTQELPSPSSSNSDIKAKGLPSVSEPHHSTTANDQARSPISEGSKKLPLGSTSKPQPLKTSTSSTSVTTSLSSQSLGGFSSSLSSPGDQSSPTAFIPLVNTRRSLRKTAPRQASERTPNSAVTREMVLEGTELLRAAICRNSEQTGSHSAVLEAGKNLSKYCMSYVDSIQQMRNKFAFREAINKLESSLRELQICPTATGGANAQQDFSKLLSSVKEISDIVQR
- the abl1 gene encoding tyrosine-protein kinase ABL1 isoform X4; translated protein: MKMLEICLKLVGCKSKKGLSSSSSCYLEEALQRPDFESQGLTEAARWNSKENLLAGPSENDPNLFVALYDFVASGDNTLSITKGEKLRVLGYNHNGEWCEAQTKNGQGWVPSNYITPVNSLEKHSWYHGPVSRNAAEYLLSSGINGSFLVRESESSPGQRSISLRYEGRVYHYRINTASDGKLYVSSESRFNTLAELVHHHSTVADGLITTLHYPAPKRNKPTIYGVSPNYDKWEMERTDITMKHKLGGGQYGEVYEGVWKKYNLTVAVKTLKEDTMEVEEFLKEAAVMKEIKHPNLVQLLGVCTREPPFYIITEFMTHGNLLDYLRECNREEVNAVVLLHMATQISSAMEYLEKKNFIHRDLAARNCLVGENHLVKVADFGLSRLMTGDTYTAHAGAKFPIKWTAPESLAYNKFSIKSDVWAFGVLLWEIATYGMSPYPGIDLSQVYELLEKDYRMDRPEGCPEKVYELMTACWRWNPLERPSFAETHQAFETMFQESSISDEVEKELGKKGKKATLGSIQQAPELPTKTRILRKNTDNRDGDSPDPVDLEAAVSSPMLPRKERPLLDSNLNEDDRLLPKDKDKTRGSGFLSLIKKKKKNAPAPPKRSSSFREMDVHPDRRGVTPDPRDSDSFNNGASLAINDVTHGLDNAKFLSINNNGAGGITNGAPTYPGPLFPRKKGGPAVPGPGGKAATTPPSEEESMSNSKRFLWSSSMPTTSDGTEWKSVTLPRDLGQRHFDSGTFGGKPALPRKRTSEQKGENAPRMGTLTPPPRLNASSDVSSAFLGKDTDPSPGSSPQALTPKVVRRPGIPGLENSKTSALHAELLKPNVFPALGAAGDECRARRHKHTVDSLSVRERGKLQKPKPAPPPPPTNTKKISRSPTQELPSPSSSNSDIKAKGLPSVSEPHHSTTANDQARSPISEGSKKLPLGSTSKPQPLKTSTSSTSVTTSLSSQSLGGFSSSLSSPGDQSSPTAFIPLVNTRRSLRKTAPRQASERTPNSAVTREMVLEGTELLRAAICRNSEQTGSHSAVLEAGKNLSKYCMSYVDSIQQMRNKFAFREAINKLESSLRELQICPTATGGANAQQDFSKLLSSVKEISDIVQR
- the abl1 gene encoding tyrosine-protein kinase ABL1 isoform X3, producing the protein MKMLEICLKLVGCKSKKGLSSSSSCYLEEALQRPDFESQGLTEAARWNSKENLLAGPSENDPNLFVALYDFVASGDNTLSITKGEKLRVLGYNHNGEWCEAQTKNGQGWVPSNYITPVNSLEKHSWYHGPVSRNAAEYLLSSGINGSFLVRESESSPGQRSISLRYEGRVYHYRINTASDGKKLFFFQLYVSSESRFNTLAELVHHHSTVADGLITTLHYPAPKRNKPTIYGVSPNYDKWEMERTDITMKHKLGGGQYGEVYEGVWKKYNLTVAVKTLKEDTMEVEEFLKEAAVMKEIKHPNLVQLLGVCTREPPFYIITEFMTHGNLLDYLRECNREEVNAVVLLHMATQISSAMEYLEKKNFIHRDLAARNCLVGENHLVKVADFGLSRLMTGDTYTAHAGAKFPIKWTAPESLAYNKFSIKSDVWAFGVLLWEIATYGMSPYPGIDLSQVYELLEKDYRMDRPEGCPEKVYELMTACWRWNPLERPSFAETHQAFETMFQESSISDEVEKELGKKGKKATLGSIQQAPELPTKTRILRKNTDNRDGDSPDPVDLEAAVSSPMLPRKERPLLDSNLNEDDRLLPKDKDKTRGSGFLSLIKKKKKNAPAPPKRSSSFREMDVHPDRRGVTPDPRDSDSFNNGASLAINDVTHGLDNAKFLSINNNGAGGITNGAPTYPGPLFPRKKGGPAVPGPGGKAATTPPSEEESMSNSKRFLWSSSMPTTSDGTEWKSVTLPRDLGQRHFDSGTFGGKPALPRKRTSEQKGENAPRMGTLTPPPRLNASSDVSSAFLGKDTDPSPGSSPQALTPKVVRRPGIPGLENSKTSALHAELLKPNVFPALGAAGDECRARRHKHTVDSLSVRERGKLQKPKPAPPPPPTNTKKISRSPTQELPSPSSSNSDIKAKGLPSVSEPHHSTTANDQARSPISEGSKKLPLGSTSKPQPLKTSTSSTSVTTSLSSQSLGGFSSSLSSPGDQSSPTAFIPLVNTRRSLRKTAPRQASERTPNSAVTREMVLEGTELLRAAICRNSEQTGSHSAVLEAGKNLSKYCMSYVDSIQQMRNKFAFREAINKLESSLRELQICPTATGGANAQQDFSKLLSSVKEISDIVQR